The sequence GTGTGGGTTGATTGAACCTTTAGCAGCAAGTACTTGGCCACGTTCAACGTCATCACGCTTAGTACCACGTAGTAGTGCACCAACGTTCTCACCAGCACGACCTTCGTCAAGCAGTTTACGGAACATTTCAACACCAGTACAAGTAGTAAGAGTAGTTTCTTTGATACCAACGATTTCTACTTCGTCACCTACGCGTAGGATACCGCGCTCGATACGACCAGTAACAACAGTACCACGACCTTGAATTGAGAATACATCTTCAATTGGTAGTAGGAACGGTTGGTCAACAGCACGCTCTGGAAGTGGAATGTAAGAATCTAGTGCTTCTGCAAGCTCAACGATCTTGTCTTCCCACTGCTTCTCGCCGTTTAGTGCGCCAAGTGCAGAACCTTGGATTACTGGAAGATCATCTCCTGGGTATTCGTACTCAGAAAGAAGTTCACGAACTTCCATTTCTACTAGTTCAAGTAGCTCTTCGTCATCAACCATGTCACATTTGTTCATGAATACGATGATGTAAGGGATACCAACCTGACGACCAAGTAGGATGTGCTCACGAGTTTGTGGCATAGGGCCATCTGTAGCAGCAACAACTAGGATACCGCCGTCCATTTGAGCAGCACCAGTGATCATGTTTTTAACATAATCGGCGTGTCCAGGACAGTCTACGTGTGCGTAGTGACGTTCAGGAGTATCGTACTCTACGTGAGAAGTAGCGATTGTGATACCGCGCTCACGCTCTTCAGGAGCGTTATCGATAGATGCGAAATCTTTAGCTTCACCACCGTATACTTTTGACAAAGTAGTACAGATAGCAGCTGTTAGAGTTGTTTTACCGTGGTCAACGTGGCCGATAGTACCAACGTTTACGTGCGGTTTCGTACGTTCAAATTTTTCTTTAGACACGAGCGTGTTCCTCTAGGTACGGTTTATAAAGTGGCTTTGTAGACCACGCAACCAAATAAATTGGATGTAAAGTATATATCAAAAGGAAATAATTGCTTGAGAGCTGGTGCTGATAGGCGGATTTGAACCGCCGACCTCACCCTTACCAAGGGTGCGCTCTACCAACTGAGCTATATCAGCACACGAATAGGTTGGAGCGGGCAGCGGGAATCGAACCCGCATCATCAGCTTGGAAGGCTGAGGTAATAGCCATTATACGATGCCCGCAACACGTAACTCTGTGAGCTATTTCCTTAAGAAAATGGTGGTGGGAGATGGATTCGAACCATCGAAGGCAGTGCCGTCAGATTTACAGTCTGATCCCTTTGGCCACTCGGGAACCCCACCAAATTTTGCTTTCATAAAGAAAGTGGTGCCGACTACCGGAATCGAACTGGTGACCTACTGATTACAAGTCAGTTGCTCTACCTACTGAGCTAAGTCGGCACATAAGTGGAGCGCATTCTATGGGATGATTTCGAACCTTGCAATAAGAAAATGCAAAAATATGATACTTTTTGCTTTTACATTGAGCCAAGGCTGATTTTTCATCATGTTTCCGCTAAATCATCACTCCTTTTCCTTGTCACAATTGAAATATTTATCTCTTCATGTATGTTGATGCGACGCACAAAAGGAAGTATCCCGATGACTCCACATATGAAATTCAATCGACAACAATGGTCTAAGCTAAAAGCTTCTGTACCTATGGTGTTAAATGATTCTGATATCGAAGAGCTACGTGGTATCAATGAGAACCTTGATACCACTGAAGTGGAAGAGATCTACCTTCCTTTGTCTCGATTAATTAACCTACATGCAGGCTCGCAACAACGACGCCAGAGAGTACTGGATACTTTTCTGCATCGAGAAGATAGCCATAGCCCATTTATTGTAGGAATTGCCGGTAGTGTTGCTGTGGGTAAAAGCACCACAGCACGTGTGATGCAAGCCCTACTCTCTCGTTGGGGTGATCATCCGAAAGTTGCACTGATTACTACTGACGGTTTTCTCTATCCAAATAAGGTGCTGCAAGATAAAGGCATCATGGATCGCAAAGGCTTTCCTGAATCCTATGATATTCAAAGGCTGGTTGATTTTGTCTCTGACGTAAAAGCGGGTAAAGAAAAGGTCAAAGCACCGATTTACTCTCACCTTACTTACGACATTACCGATGAAGTTGAGGTGGTAGATAGACCTGACATTCTAATTTTAGAAGGCCTTAATGTTCTGCAATCGGGAATGGATTATCCTGATCAATCACATCGAGTGTTTGTATCAGACTTTCTCGACTTTTCTATCTATGTAGATGCCGACAGTTCATTAATTGAAGAGTGGTATATTAATCGCTTTCTCAAGTTCCGCTATGGCGCGTTTAAAGAGACTAACTCTTACTTTGGTCATTACACCAAACTTACCAAAGAAGAAGCGGTAGCTAAGGCTCATTCTATTTGGTGTGAGATTAATGGGAAAAACCTCATTGCAAACATTTTGCCAACCAAAATGAGAGCGAACCTTATTCTGAAAAAAGCGCTCGATCATAAAGTGAATCAAATTCTTCTAAGAAGCTGATCTTACTGATATTTCACCACCAATAAAGGATTCGATATCAGTACCTGTATCGAGTAACAAAGCGCCTTGCTCGTTGATTCCTTTACATACTCCAACGACCTGCCTATTACCCATAAGTAGTTTAATAGGTTGGTCTAGGAAGTTGTCATAGTGATTCCACTGACTCAAAAAAGGCTTCAATCCTTTTTGCTCATAGATGGTAATCGCATTGCGCAGAGTCTCTGTCATAGTGACTACTATGTCATTACGCGCAATCGGCTGAGCGGTAGAAATTTCTTTGACGCTAGTCCAAGGTTGATCGATGCCTTGGACATGCTCAGGCATCGACACATTCAAACCAATGCCAATCACTAAGTTTGCTGCATCTCCAGCCTGCCCTGACAGCTCAACTAAGATTCCAGCTAACTTTTTGTTATTGTGGTACACATCATTCGGCCATTTCAGCTTTAGACCTTCGACACCCAATTGCTCAAGAGCATCCACTAAAGCCAGTCCAATCACTAGACTAATACCCATAGCGGCAGGCAAACCTGCTTCCAAGCGCCAGTACATTGAATAGTAGATATTAGAGCCAAACGGAGAAACCCACTCGCGCCCTCTACGTCCACGACCCTGTGTTTGATATTCCGCCACACATACACTGCCTGACGGCAAATCAGCTTGACCTAACATATGTTGATTCGTCGAATCAATTACGGGAACCACCTCAATTGGTGTACTCAAACGATGTTGTAATGCTTGTTGATCAAGTAAATCTAAAGGCTGCTCTAATCGATAGCCTTTGCCTTTCACGCTATATACATCAATACCTAAATCTTGGATGGTTTTTATATGTCGAGCTATTGCCGCTCTCGATACACCAAACTTCTCACCCAATTGCTCACCCGAGAGAAATACTCCAGAGCTCAGCGCATCAATTAGCTTGAGTTTAAAGCTAAAGTCTTTCATTGCTTGTACCTTGAAATATGCTGACTAAGTTGGTTTCTTGCTTACTTCCCATAAAGCGTACTTCGTGCTCTAACTCAATTTGGTATTTCTGAAGAATGGTTTCTCTTACATGCCATGCTACCGCCAGTACATCCGCCGCGACCGCTTGGTTAAAATTAACGATGACTAAAGCTTGCTGAGCATGCACGCGCGCCCCGCCATGGGTATAACCCTTCAATCCAGCATTATCGATGAGCCAACCTGCAGCGACCTTCATTTGCTCTCCTGCTGGATAACCTACGATATTAGGGTAGTGCTTCTTCAGCTCAGTAAATTGCGCAGTCGGAATGATGGGGTTTTTGAAAAAGCTCCCCGCATTTCCCATCACCTTAGGGTCAGGAAGCTTAGAGCGACGAACTTGGCAAACTGCATCAAAGATCTTTCTTGCAGAAGGCTCACCTTCTATAAGTTGTTGTAGAGCCCCATAGGCAGTTTTCGGCGTCCATACTTTAGAGAGTTTAAGCCCTACCTTAGTAATCAAGGCTTTGCCGGATAATTGCTGCTTAAAGATAGAGTCTCTATAAGCAAAGTGGCACTCGCTACCAGATAGGCGTTTTAGGGTTAATGACTCTAAATCAAGATATTCGACAAAATCACAAACATCTTTAAACTCAATACCATAAGCGCCAATATTTTGGATAGGAGCCGTTCCTACACATCCGGGAATCAATGCTAAGTTCTCTAAACCAAACATGCCTTTATCCACAGCCCATTCAACCAAGCTTGGCCAATCTTCTCCCGCAGCGACTTCAAGTAGGAAGTGTTGCTCATCTTCCTTTACTTCTCTCCCCTTTAGACGGTTCAAAATAGCCACACCAGAGAAATGTTCGGTAAATAACATATTACTGCCCGTACCAAGAGGTAACTTAGGCAGATCTTTCCATTCGGCGTGAGTGTATATTTGGATAAGATCGTCTAGCGAGTTTGCTTCTACAAGAAAGTCACAGTGGGCTTTAATTGAAAAGGTATGGTAGGAAGACAGTTCAGCTTGAGGGGTAACGTGCATCATAGTGTTAATTGTTCCATTCCCAATTAGGGTTTCTAAAGGGTAATATTGACAGCTTGCCTTTATAATACTGGAACAAGGTCCTTTGCGCAGTTAATTAATGAACAGTCTAACCATCAAATATTTGGAGCCTATTCGACTCCCTATCTTAAAGAAGCTCTATAAGTCTCATTACCCGTCCGCGAAAATCAAAGGTGGAGAGCAAATTCTCGTGGCTGAAAGCAACTCTAGTATTGTTGGAGTGGTGAGATTTAGAACTATCGATAAGTGGCAGTTGCTCACTGGAATGATGGTCATACCTGAAGCAAGGCAGCAAGGCATTGCATCGCGTCTATTGCAACACTGTAAAACGGATATCCTAAATGACAGCGTATACTGTTTTGCTTATCAACATTTGCAAGCAATGTATAGTGCACACGGTTTTAGATGCATAGATCTCGAAGTGCTTCCTTCGACCCTACAAAAGCTATATTTGCGCTACACTCAGGCAGGAAAACCACTAATTATCATGCAATATTGCGGATAAGTGCTTTATCGGTAATTGTTTTATCAATTCATCTAGGCAGTCAAGCTTCAAATTTGATAAAATGGTTGGCTAGATCAGCCCTTTATAGGACCTAATACTCATAATGGTTTTAGCTAAGAATGTCATCGATGGACTAAAAGCAGTTCCCGTTGATCCAAAAGACTTTAGAACACTTTATTCGGCAAAAGAGTTCAAAGCACAGCTACTAAAGCTTATTAAAACAGCCAAAAAGCGTATCTACATCGCAGCCTTATATCTTGAGGACGATGAAGCTGGGCGAGAGGTCTTTGGTGAGATCTACAAAGCAAAGCAAGCTAATCCTGGTTTAGATATCCAAATCTGCGTTGATTGGCATCGAGCCCAGCGCGGTTTAATTGGTGCAGAATCATCAGATGGTAATGCCGCTATGTACACCAGAATGGCTGAGTCACATTCACATGTTGTACCTGTATATGGTGTACCTGTTCGAGGAAAAGAAGTGTTTGGTGTTCTCCACCTAAAAGGCTTCATCTTCGACGATACCATTTTGTACAGTGGCGCCAGTATCAATAATATCTACCTTCATCATCAAGACCGATACCGCTTCGACCGATACCATCAGATTTATAGTCCAGCAATTGCCGATGCTATGGCTACATACATTACTGATGCTCTCGTTAAAAATCCTGCGGTGAACTCTTTAACACAGCAGCAACGACCGTCGACTAAGTCATTGAAAGGAGCTATTCGCCAACTTAGAGCAAGTTTGGCGGTAACAAACTATCAATTTGAAAGCGCGGAGATCGATGCAGATAAAATCGCCATTACGCCGATTGTTGGTGTAGGCAAACGCAGAAACCTTCTTAATATGGCGATCATACAACTGGTCAAAGATGCCAAAGAAGAAATTCAAATTTGCACACCTTACTTCAACTTCCCAAAAAGTGTTGCTAGAGAGCTTAAAAAAGCATTGCGACGCGGTGTTAAGATTTCGATTATCGTCGGCGATAAAACAGCCAATGATTTCTTTATCGATCCAGAAGAAGAATTTAAAACTGTAGGGGGTCTACCCTATCTATATGAGATGAACCTGCGTCGCTTCTTAAAAGCGAATGAAGCCAATATCGCATGTCGTAAGCTAGACATCCTATTATGGAAAGACCAAGCAAACAGCTACCACCTGAAAGGCATGTGGGTCGATAAGAAGAACATGTTGATTACTGGGAGTAACTTAAACCCAAGAGCTTGGAAACTGGACTTAGAGAACGCTCTAT is a genomic window of Vibrio neonatus containing:
- the tuf gene encoding elongation factor Tu; the encoded protein is MSKEKFERTKPHVNVGTIGHVDHGKTTLTAAICTTLSKVYGGEAKDFASIDNAPEERERGITIATSHVEYDTPERHYAHVDCPGHADYVKNMITGAAQMDGGILVVAATDGPMPQTREHILLGRQVGIPYIIVFMNKCDMVDDEELLELVEMEVRELLSEYEYPGDDLPVIQGSALGALNGEKQWEDKIVELAEALDSYIPLPERAVDQPFLLPIEDVFSIQGRGTVVTGRIERGILRVGDEVEIVGIKETTLTTCTGVEMFRKLLDEGRAGENVGALLRGTKRDDVERGQVLAAKGSINPHTKFESEVYVLSKDEGGRHTPFFKGYRPQFYFRTTDVTGDITLPEGVEMVMPGDNVQMTVELIAPIAMDEGLRFAIREGGRTVGAGVVAKIFD
- the coaA gene encoding type I pantothenate kinase; protein product: MTPHMKFNRQQWSKLKASVPMVLNDSDIEELRGINENLDTTEVEEIYLPLSRLINLHAGSQQRRQRVLDTFLHREDSHSPFIVGIAGSVAVGKSTTARVMQALLSRWGDHPKVALITTDGFLYPNKVLQDKGIMDRKGFPESYDIQRLVDFVSDVKAGKEKVKAPIYSHLTYDITDEVEVVDRPDILILEGLNVLQSGMDYPDQSHRVFVSDFLDFSIYVDADSSLIEEWYINRFLKFRYGAFKETNSYFGHYTKLTKEEAVAKAHSIWCEINGKNLIANILPTKMRANLILKKALDHKVNQILLRS
- the birA gene encoding bifunctional biotin--[acetyl-CoA-carboxylase] ligase/biotin operon repressor BirA, which translates into the protein MKDFSFKLKLIDALSSGVFLSGEQLGEKFGVSRAAIARHIKTIQDLGIDVYSVKGKGYRLEQPLDLLDQQALQHRLSTPIEVVPVIDSTNQHMLGQADLPSGSVCVAEYQTQGRGRRGREWVSPFGSNIYYSMYWRLEAGLPAAMGISLVIGLALVDALEQLGVEGLKLKWPNDVYHNNKKLAGILVELSGQAGDAANLVIGIGLNVSMPEHVQGIDQPWTSVKEISTAQPIARNDIVVTMTETLRNAITIYEQKGLKPFLSQWNHYDNFLDQPIKLLMGNRQVVGVCKGINEQGALLLDTGTDIESFIGGEISVRSAS
- the murB gene encoding UDP-N-acetylmuramate dehydrogenase, with the protein product MMHVTPQAELSSYHTFSIKAHCDFLVEANSLDDLIQIYTHAEWKDLPKLPLGTGSNMLFTEHFSGVAILNRLKGREVKEDEQHFLLEVAAGEDWPSLVEWAVDKGMFGLENLALIPGCVGTAPIQNIGAYGIEFKDVCDFVEYLDLESLTLKRLSGSECHFAYRDSIFKQQLSGKALITKVGLKLSKVWTPKTAYGALQQLIEGEPSARKIFDAVCQVRRSKLPDPKVMGNAGSFFKNPIIPTAQFTELKKHYPNIVGYPAGEQMKVAAGWLIDNAGLKGYTHGGARVHAQQALVIVNFNQAVAADVLAVAWHVRETILQKYQIELEHEVRFMGSKQETNLVSIFQGTSNERL
- a CDS encoding GNAT family N-acetyltransferase; this translates as MNSLTIKYLEPIRLPILKKLYKSHYPSAKIKGGEQILVAESNSSIVGVVRFRTIDKWQLLTGMMVIPEARQQGIASRLLQHCKTDILNDSVYCFAYQHLQAMYSAHGFRCIDLEVLPSTLQKLYLRYTQAGKPLIIMQYCG
- the pssA gene encoding CDP-diacylglycerol--serine O-phosphatidyltransferase encodes the protein MVLAKNVIDGLKAVPVDPKDFRTLYSAKEFKAQLLKLIKTAKKRIYIAALYLEDDEAGREVFGEIYKAKQANPGLDIQICVDWHRAQRGLIGAESSDGNAAMYTRMAESHSHVVPVYGVPVRGKEVFGVLHLKGFIFDDTILYSGASINNIYLHHQDRYRFDRYHQIYSPAIADAMATYITDALVKNPAVNSLTQQQRPSTKSLKGAIRQLRASLAVTNYQFESAEIDADKIAITPIVGVGKRRNLLNMAIIQLVKDAKEEIQICTPYFNFPKSVARELKKALRRGVKISIIVGDKTANDFFIDPEEEFKTVGGLPYLYEMNLRRFLKANEANIACRKLDILLWKDQANSYHLKGMWVDKKNMLITGSNLNPRAWKLDLENALLVRDPNGYLTTQFEQEFENILKDTQRIGSYKHIEKIEHYPEPVQKLLRKVTRIKADRVLKQLL